A region of the Flavobacteriaceae bacterium MAR_2010_188 genome:
TGGCGGCAATGAGTCATGTACATGTGTCATTTGAAATTCCGGAATATACAGCGAATGCTGATGGAATCGGAACCTTAAGAGTTTTGGAAGCGGTTAGGATTTTAGGACTAGAGAAAAAGACTAAGATTTATCAGGCCTCCACATCAGAATTATATGGAAAGGTTCAAGAAGTTCCTCAAACCGAAACAACTCCGTTCTATCCTCGTAGCCCTTATGCGGTCGCTAAAATGTATGCTTACTGGATTACGGTAAATTATAGAGAAGCTTATAATATTTATGCGTGTAACGGTATTCTTTTTAATCATGAATCGCCAGTAAGAGGTGAAACTTTCGTGACTAGAAAAATTACCAGAGCTACGGCAAGGATTGCCGCTGGTCTTCAAGATAAATTTTATCTAGGCAATTTAGATGCTCAAAGAGATTGGGGTCATGCTAAAGACTACGTTAGAATGATGTGGATGATATTGCAAGCCGACGAACCAGAGGATTGGGTAATAGCCACAGGAACAACCACCAAAGTTCGTGATTTTGTAAGAATGTGTTTTAAGCATATTGGTGTAGAACTTGAATTTGCTGGTGAAGGAGTAAATGAAGTCGGTAAAATAAAATCTTGTTCCAACGTAGACTACCAATTAGAAATAGGGAAAACAGTGGTTGAAGTAGATAAGGATTATTTTAGGCCTACGGAAGTCGATTTGTTAATTGGAGACGCATCAAAAGCGAGGGAAAAATTAGGTTGGATTCCAGAATATGATTTACAAGCTCTTGTAGATGATATGATGGAAAGTGATATAAAATTGATGAAGAAGCAACAGTTTCTTAAGGATAGTGGCTACCAGATAAAGAATTATTACGAATAGAATCATGAATAAAGATTCTAAGATATATGTAGCTGGACATCGAGGTCTAGTCGGAAGCGCAATCTTAAAAAATCTGGAGAGCAAAGGATATAGAAATCTTTTGACTAGAACTCATTCTGACCTCGATTTGACCAACCAAGAATCTGTATCACAGTTCTTCGATAAGGAAAAACCCGAATATGTATTTCTGGCCGCTGCAAAAGTAGGCGGTATCGTTGCAAATAACACTTATAGAGCCGATTTTATATATCATAACTTAATGATTCAGAATAATGTGATTCATAACAGTTATTTAAATAAGGTTAAAAAACTTTTATTCCTTGGCAGCACCTGTATTTATCCAAAAGATGCTGATCAGCCAATGAGCGAGGATTCGCTTCTTACGGGCGCTCTAGAGTATACAAATGAGCCTTATGCCATTTCAAAGATTGCGGGGATAAAAATGTGCGAAAGTTATAATTTACAGTATGGCACAAACTATATTTCGGTTATGCCTACAAATCTATATGGCCCAAACGACAATTTCGATTTAGAAAAATCTCATGTGCTACCAGCATTGATAAAAAAAATGCATTTGGCTAAACTTCTTTCTGAGAACAATAAAGAACAAATTATAAAGGACTTGTCACTGGAAAATTTTGAGGATGCAAAAGAGTATCTACTTCAATTTGGAGTAACTGCTGAAAGTGTTGAAATTTGGGGTTCTGGCAAGCCAAAAAGAGAATTTTTATGGTCCGAAGACATGGCAGATGCTTGTGTTTTTATTATGGAAAAGAGAGATTTTAAGGATACGCTTTCAGGTTCTGATGAAATTAGAAATACCCATATAAATATTGGTACCGGTAAAGATATTTCAATTAAAGAATTGGCGGAAACAATTAAAGATACTGTTGGCTTCACTGGAAAACTTATTTTTAATTCTGATAAGCCAGATGGTACAATGCGTAAACTTACTGATGTTTCTAAACTTCACGATTTAGGATGGAATCATAGAATAGAGTTGAAAGAAGGAATAAATAAAATGTATGAATGGTATGTTGGAAAACAATGAGTTTTTACAAATAGCCATTAAAGCCTCTCTGCTTGCCGGTAAAGCCATTATGGAAGTTTATGACACGGAATTCACGGTCGAGCATAAGGACGATAAGTCGCCCCTGACAGAGGCAGATAAAAAGGCGAACGACATCATAAATTCATTCTTAAATTCTACGGGCATTCCTATTATAAGTGAAGAGAATAAGCAGATAGATTATTCTGAAAGAAAAAACTGGAGCAAATGTTGGGTTGTGGATCCTGTAGACGGAACAAAAGAATTTGTAAAAAGAAATGGTGAATTTACGGTTAACATCGCTCTTATAGAGGATGGCAATCCATTATTAGGAGTCATCTATGTCCCTGCATCGAAGGTGCTGTATTATTCTGATGTAAAAAATAAGTTCGCTTATAAAGCTGTTATTGAAAGCCACGAAGAGAATATTGAGGCCATACCGGCCTTAAGCGAAGTTCTTTCGCCGCGCAAGGTGTCCGAGAATTTTATTGTCGTTGGGAGTCGCTCACATATGAATGAGAAAACTACCGATTATATTTCCAGCCTTCAAAAAGATGGAAAGAACGTAGATGTTATTTCAAAAGGAAGTTCTTTAAAATTTTGTTTAGTTGCCGAAGGTGCTGCAGATGTCTATCCGAGATTTGCTCCTACAATGGAATGGGATACTGCTGCAGGCCAAGCAATATGTAACGCGGTGGGTGTTGAGGTTATTTCTCAGGAAACCAAAGCACCACTAATCTATAATAAAGAAAATCTGCTTAATCCGTTTTTTCTTGTTTTAAACTAATGGCGAAAGCCCATAAAAGACATATTGCAAAGGCGATAACCTGGAGGATAATCGGAACTTTAGACACGATTATGCTCTCTTGGATTATTTCAGGAAGTCCATTAACCGGCCTAAAAATTGGATTAGCAGAGGTCTTGACCAAGATGTTATTGTATTATCTTCACGAGCGCGTTTGGTTCAATCATAAAATGTTGAACAGTAATAAACGTCACTTGTTAAAAACCTTTACATGGAGATTAGTTGGCACACTTGACACTATGCTGCTTGCCTGGCTAATTACCGGAAATCCTTTGACAGGTTTCAAAATTGGTATGGCAGAAGTGATTACTAAAATGGCCTTGTATTATTTTCATGAAAAGGTTTGGTATAAATTAGATTATGGTCTAGAAAGCAGGGAACACAGATGAGCACGGCAGAAAACATTAGCAAACATTCTTACAATTTAGAGCGAATACACCGAGAAAAATTGAATAACCACAAATCACTGCTATTGTGGTTCACCGGGCTTTCTGGTTCAGGAAAATCCACTATCGCAAATGAAGTTGAAAAGAGGCTTCATAATATGGAAATTCGCACCTATACACTTGATGGCGACAATGTTCGCAAAGGAATAAATAAGGATTTATCTTTTTCCCCTGAAGACAGGACCGAAAATATCAGAAGGATTGCAGAGACTTCGAACTTAATGCTCGATGCCGGCATAGTAGTTTTGGCTGCATTTGTTTCTCCCTATAAAAAAGACCGTGATGGTATTAGAAGTGTCGTTAAGGATGTTAACTTTGTTGAGATTTTTGTGAATACCAGTTTAGCTGAATGCGAAAAAAGGGATGTAAAGGGACTCTATGAAAAGGCTCGTAAAGGTGAAATTAAAAACATGACAGGTATTTCTGCTCCTTATGAACAACCAACTAATCCTGAAATTGAGATTATTACAGAAGGCTTGAGCATAGAAGAGGCGGCTGAGTTGGTAGTTTCATATGTTTTACCCAAAATCAAATTGTTATGAGCAAGTATTATTTAAACTATATAGACGAGTTAGAAAGTGAAGCGATATTCATTCTAAGAGAGGTGTGGGCACAATTTGAGAATCCGGTCATTCTATTTAGCGGAGGTAAAGACTCGATAGTGGTAACACATTTGGCGAAAAAGGCATTTTTTCCTTCCAAGATTCCATTTTCATTAATGCATGTTGATACAGGACATAATTTTCCTGAAACAATTAAATTTCGGGATGATTTAATCAACGAACTTGATCTTAATTTAATTATAGGGTCGGTACAGGAGTCAATAGATGGCGGCAGAGTTGCGGAAGAAAAAGGAAAGAACGCAACTAGAAACGCCTTGCAAATTACCACACTGCTTGATGCTATTGAATCTCATAAAGTAGATTGCGCCATAGGAGGAGGAAGAAGGGACGAAGAAAAAGCCAGAGCTAAAGAAAGGTTTTTTTCCCATCGAGATGAATTTGGACAGTGGGATCCTAAAAATCAACGACCAGAATTATGGAATCTTTTTAATGGAAAATATTTTGAAGGTGAACATTTTAGGGTTTTTCCAATAAGTAATTGGACAGAAATGGATGTTTGGAATTATATCGAACGTGAGAATATACCAATACCATCTTTATATTTTGCTCATGATAGGGATGTGGTTTATCGCAACGGTTCATGGATACCCAATTCTGAGTTTTTAAAAATAGAGGAAAGTGAAGAGGTCGTAAATAAGAAAATACGTTTTAGAACCTTAGGAGATATTACAATTACTGGCGGAATCGAATCAGACGCGGATACCTTAGAAAAAATTGTAAACGAAGTGTCTACCATGAGACAAACTGAAAGAGGCAATAGGAGCGATGACAAGCGTTCAGAAACTGCAATGGAAGATCGTAAACGTCAAGGTTACTTCTAGGAATATTTAATTAAAATTATGATAGATAATAATCAACTATTGAGATTTACCACTGCAGGCAGTGTTGATGATGGCAAAAGCACCCTTATCGGAAGATTGTTATATGATTCTAAATCTATATTTGAAGACCAGTTAGAAGCCATTGAAAATACAAGCAGAAAAAAAGGTCATGATGGAGTGGATTTGGCGCTTTTCACTGACGGGCTTAAAGACGAGAGAGAACAGGGAATTACAATTGATGTTGCTTATCGTTATTTCACTACGCCTAAAAGAAAGTTCATTATAGCAGATACGCCGGGGCATATTCAGTATACCCGGAATATGGTCACTGGCGCTTCAACTGCAAATGCCGCAATTATCTTAGTAGATGCCCGACATGGAGTGATTGAACAAACCAAAAGGCATTCTTTTATTGCATCCCTGCTTCACATACCACACCTAATTGTGTGTATTAACAAGATGGATTTGGTTAATTATTCTGAAGAAGCTTACAATAAGGTAATTAATCAGTTTGAAGAATTCTCCTCGAAAATGCTGGTTAAGGATATTCGGTTTATTCCGATTAGCGCCTTAAAAGGCGATAATGTAGTTCATCGTTCAGAAAGAATGGAATGGTACCAAGCAGCTCCTTTATTGGGAACCTTAGAAACATTGCACATCAGCAGTGACATAAACAAGATAGACGCAAGATTCCCGGTCCAAACCGTTTTGCGCCCACAAAACGATACCCATAGAGATTATAGAGGGTATGCGGGGAGAATGGCAAGTGGTGTTCTCAGAGTTGGAGATGAAATTACCGTACTACCGTCGGGTTTTATTTCGAAGATAAAATCCATTGACACTTTTGAAAAATCCTTAAATGAAGCATATGCTCCCATGTCAGTATCTATTACGCTAGAAGACGATATCGACGTGAGTAGAGGGGATATGATAGTTAGGTCAAATAATAAACCAGACACTTCACAAGATATTGAAGCTATGCTTTGCTGGCTAAACAGTACGCCTTCAAAACCCAGAGCTAAGTATAGTATACATCATACTTCAAATGAACAAAAGGCAATGATCAAGGAAGTGGTTTACAAGTATGATATAAATACTCTAGATCGCCATTCTGATGACGATGAGTTACGAATGAATGATATTTGTAGAGTTAGAATAAGGACCACTAAGCCGCTGATGGTCGATTCTTACAGGGATAACAGGACCACTGGTAGTATTATTTTGGTAGATGATGCCACAAATGAAACGGTAGCTGCTGGGATGGTGGTGTGAGGTGAAAATAAAAAAAGATATTAATTTCGAATTTAGAACCTACAACATAGCTTGAGATATATCTTATCTGGGGAAGAATCAAAAACAACCCAATCCTCAATAAAATTAAAACGAGAATAGATAGTCTATAAGAATTGAACATTATGGCCCCATGAGAAGACTAAAAATTTTATTTTATTGGATTATCGGACCTAAAAATAATATAAGTTTGGTTGAGATGGTAAAGTTTCTCTTTAGGCCAACAACAAGACAAATTGCCAGTAAATATATAGAACGGATCGAAAAAAATTCATTTTATGAAGTTAGATTTAAGAATCTTCCAAACACACTTTTTTGGCCTTTAGAATTCGATATCAACTCTGTTTATCAAGTAACATCAGAAACCTTTGACTCCGAGGATTGGCATTATTACAGAAAGAACCACACAGATGTTGAAAATGGCGAAATCTTATTGGATATCGGGACGGCCGAGGGACTTTTTCCCCTGGCAATCATTAATACGTGTGAAAAAATATTCTTAGTAGAACCAAGCCAATCATTTTGTGAAGCATTAGCAACAACCTTCAAACCTTTTGAAGAGAAAGTTGTAATTCATAATACAGCGGTTGGCGATGAGGATGGTGTTATAAATTTTTCAGAGGACGCACTTATGGGCCGAATAGGTGAACATCAAGGAAGTATAAATCATATGATTAACTTAAGAAAAATTGACTCCATAATACCAGAAAATCAGAAAATCACCTATATAAAAGCCGATATTGAGGGTTACGAGTATGAAATGCTAAAAGGGGCAAAACAAACAATTAAAAAAAATAAGCCCAAAATTGCAATAACCGCCTACCACAAAGAGAATATTGCCAAAGAAATGATCGACTTGATTTTAACTTATGTGCCTGAATACAACTATTATGTAAAAGGTATTTTTGAACAGGGCCCAAAACCAGTAATGATTCATTTTTGGATTGACTGAGAATCAGTCGGAGCCTTATGAGCAAAAAGAGTAAAGTC
Encoded here:
- a CDS encoding Uncharacterized membrane protein; the encoded protein is MAKAHKRHIAKAITWRIIGTLDTIMLSWIISGSPLTGLKIGLAEVLTKMLLYYLHERVWFNHKMLNSNKRHLLKTFTWRLVGTLDTMLLAWLITGNPLTGFKIGMAEVITKMALYYFHEKVWYKLDYGLESREHR
- a CDS encoding GDP-L-fucose synthase, with amino-acid sequence MNKDSKIYVAGHRGLVGSAILKNLESKGYRNLLTRTHSDLDLTNQESVSQFFDKEKPEYVFLAAAKVGGIVANNTYRADFIYHNLMIQNNVIHNSYLNKVKKLLFLGSTCIYPKDADQPMSEDSLLTGALEYTNEPYAISKIAGIKMCESYNLQYGTNYISVMPTNLYGPNDNFDLEKSHVLPALIKKMHLAKLLSENNKEQIIKDLSLENFEDAKEYLLQFGVTAESVEIWGSGKPKREFLWSEDMADACVFIMEKRDFKDTLSGSDEIRNTHINIGTGKDISIKELAETIKDTVGFTGKLIFNSDKPDGTMRKLTDVSKLHDLGWNHRIELKEGINKMYEWYVGKQ
- a CDS encoding 3'(2'),5'-bisphosphate nucleotidase encodes the protein MNGMLENNEFLQIAIKASLLAGKAIMEVYDTEFTVEHKDDKSPLTEADKKANDIINSFLNSTGIPIISEENKQIDYSERKNWSKCWVVDPVDGTKEFVKRNGEFTVNIALIEDGNPLLGVIYVPASKVLYYSDVKNKFAYKAVIESHEENIEAIPALSEVLSPRKVSENFIVVGSRSHMNEKTTDYISSLQKDGKNVDVISKGSSLKFCLVAEGAADVYPRFAPTMEWDTAAGQAICNAVGVEVISQETKAPLIYNKENLLNPFFLVLN
- a CDS encoding sulfate adenylyltransferase subunit 1, which produces MIDNNQLLRFTTAGSVDDGKSTLIGRLLYDSKSIFEDQLEAIENTSRKKGHDGVDLALFTDGLKDEREQGITIDVAYRYFTTPKRKFIIADTPGHIQYTRNMVTGASTANAAIILVDARHGVIEQTKRHSFIASLLHIPHLIVCINKMDLVNYSEEAYNKVINQFEEFSSKMLVKDIRFIPISALKGDNVVHRSERMEWYQAAPLLGTLETLHISSDINKIDARFPVQTVLRPQNDTHRDYRGYAGRMASGVLRVGDEITVLPSGFISKIKSIDTFEKSLNEAYAPMSVSITLEDDIDVSRGDMIVRSNNKPDTSQDIEAMLCWLNSTPSKPRAKYSIHHTSNEQKAMIKEVVYKYDINTLDRHSDDDELRMNDICRVRIRTTKPLMVDSYRDNRTTGSIILVDDATNETVAAGMVV
- a CDS encoding methyltransferase, FkbM family, with the protein product MVKFLFRPTTRQIASKYIERIEKNSFYEVRFKNLPNTLFWPLEFDINSVYQVTSETFDSEDWHYYRKNHTDVENGEILLDIGTAEGLFPLAIINTCEKIFLVEPSQSFCEALATTFKPFEEKVVIHNTAVGDEDGVINFSEDALMGRIGEHQGSINHMINLRKIDSIIPENQKITYIKADIEGYEYEMLKGAKQTIKKNKPKIAITAYHKENIAKEMIDLILTYVPEYNYYVKGIFEQGPKPVMIHFWID
- a CDS encoding sulfate adenylyltransferase subunit 2 — encoded protein: MSKYYLNYIDELESEAIFILREVWAQFENPVILFSGGKDSIVVTHLAKKAFFPSKIPFSLMHVDTGHNFPETIKFRDDLINELDLNLIIGSVQESIDGGRVAEEKGKNATRNALQITTLLDAIESHKVDCAIGGGRRDEEKARAKERFFSHRDEFGQWDPKNQRPELWNLFNGKYFEGEHFRVFPISNWTEMDVWNYIERENIPIPSLYFAHDRDVVYRNGSWIPNSEFLKIEESEEVVNKKIRFRTLGDITITGGIESDADTLEKIVNEVSTMRQTERGNRSDDKRSETAMEDRKRQGYF
- a CDS encoding adenylylsulfate kinase; amino-acid sequence: MSTAENISKHSYNLERIHREKLNNHKSLLLWFTGLSGSGKSTIANEVEKRLHNMEIRTYTLDGDNVRKGINKDLSFSPEDRTENIRRIAETSNLMLDAGIVVLAAFVSPYKKDRDGIRSVVKDVNFVEIFVNTSLAECEKRDVKGLYEKARKGEIKNMTGISAPYEQPTNPEIEIITEGLSIEEAAELVVSYVLPKIKLL
- a CDS encoding GDPmannose 4,6-dehydratase; amino-acid sequence: MNQKTALITGVTGQDGAYLSEFLLKKGYIVHGIKRRSSLFNTDRIDHLYQDPHEEQRNFFLHYGDLTDSTNLIRIIQEVQPDEIYNLAAMSHVHVSFEIPEYTANADGIGTLRVLEAVRILGLEKKTKIYQASTSELYGKVQEVPQTETTPFYPRSPYAVAKMYAYWITVNYREAYNIYACNGILFNHESPVRGETFVTRKITRATARIAAGLQDKFYLGNLDAQRDWGHAKDYVRMMWMILQADEPEDWVIATGTTTKVRDFVRMCFKHIGVELEFAGEGVNEVGKIKSCSNVDYQLEIGKTVVEVDKDYFRPTEVDLLIGDASKAREKLGWIPEYDLQALVDDMMESDIKLMKKQQFLKDSGYQIKNYYE